A DNA window from Aquarana catesbeiana isolate 2022-GZ linkage group LG01, ASM4218655v1, whole genome shotgun sequence contains the following coding sequences:
- the LOC141124039 gene encoding E3 ubiquitin/ISG15 ligase TRIM25-like: MKCQRLSASFSLLLSAMASADLRKELECSVCLDFYTDPVTLKCGHNFCRDCIGRVLDIQEGSGGYSCPECREEFQDRPALHRNITLRNIVENFLSTHPDREESGVFCTYCIHTPVPAVISCLHCEAYLCDNHLRVHSKSPEHVLCDPTTSLENRKCSVHKKILEYYCTEDSTCICMYCRLDGEHRGHQVETLDEASEMKKNKLRNVLQKLMTEREEMEKRVQSLQEHRRKVQGEADDETERVTVLFRDLRRRLEDLEKRVLREITGQEERISGIINDLIQDLEIKKDTLYSTILYIEELCNMTDPLTVLQESDTGDLCDTEDGDDEDRERHDKLLHDGGDLDVGVISHTLHTGLSDIMSGVNVEKCPGTHVYPHFTTKGEGHINAEPSRRPPQPTPTIQPSRRPPQPTPTIQPSRRHPQPSPTIQPSRRPPQPTPTIQHSHLQAGGPNIGAVQQTSGVSGVTDILLDVRTAGNNLHISDDRKTVSFSLSHQNHPETPERFQCSQVMSSQRFSSGRHYWEVDVGGAKYWRVGMCYPSIDRRGDQSVIGYNKKSWSLERWGRGNQCSVIHDSNMIPLSGDVSSRRVRIDLDYEAGRISFYDLCDPIRHLHTFTTTFTEPLHAGVYVGGWGWGGCIKICGGNQK; encoded by the coding sequence ATGAAGTGTCAAAGACTTTCAGCGTCAttctctcttctgctctcagcgatggcgtctgctgatctgaggaaggagctggaatgttccgtctgtctggacttttatacagatcctgtaaccctgaaatgtggacataacttctgccgggactgtattggtcgtgtgttggatatacaggaggggtctggaggttattcctgtcctgaatgtagagaagagttccaggatcggcctgcactgcacaggaacataacactacggaacatagtggagaatttcctgtccacCCATCCAGATCGGGAGGAGTCCGgagtcttctgtacttactgtattcacactcctgtacctgctgtgatatcctgtctgcattgtgaagcttatctgtgtgacaatcacctgagagtccacagcaagtcaccagaacacgtcttatgtgaccccaccacttccctggagaacaggaaatgctccgtccataagaagatcctggagtattactgcactgaggactccacCTGTATCTGTATGTACTGCAGGCTGGAtggagaacatcggggacaccaggtggagactctggatgaggcctctgagatgaagaagaataaactgaggaatgttctgcagaaactgatgacagagagagaggagatggagaaaagagtccagagtctgcaggaacacaggaggaaagtacaaggagaagcagatgatgaaacagagagagtcactgtcctgttcagagacctcaggagacgtctggaagatctggagaagagagtcctaAGGGAAATCACAGGGCAGGAAGAGCGGATCTCCGGGATAATCAATGATCTGAtccaggatctggaaataaagaaggacaCACTGTACAGTACAATACTttacattgaggagctgtgtaacatgacggacccactgactgtcctacaggaatcagacacaggtgacttgtgtgatactgaggatggagatgatgaggacagagagagacatgataaactcctccatgatggaggggatctggatgtgggggtcatctcacacacattacacacaggtttatctgatatcatgtctggggtaaatGTAGAGAAATGTCCAGGCACACATGTCTATCCACATTTTACTACAAAGGGCGAAGGTCACATCAATGCTGAACCATCCAGGAGACCTCCCCAACCCACCCCCACCATACAACCATCCAGGAGACCTCCCCAACCCACCCCCACCATACAACCATCCAGGAGACAtccccaaccctcccccaccatacaaccATCCAGGAGACCTCCCCAACCCACCCCCACCATACAACACTCACACCTCCAGGCTGGAGGACCAAATATTGGGGCTGTACAGCAAACATCGGGGGTGTCGGgggttacagacatattactggatgtgaggacagctggtaataatctacatatatcagatgacaggaaaactgtatccttcTCATTATCACATCAGAAtcacccagaaacaccagagagatttcagtgttctcaggtgatgagcagtcagaggttctcctcagggagacattactgggaagtggatgtcgggggggcAAAGtactggagagtcgggatgtgttaccccagtatagacaggagaggagatcAGTCAGTGATTGgatataataagaagtcctggagtttggagaggtgggggaggggtaatcAGTGCTCAGTGATACATGACAGTAATATGATCCCATTATCCGGCGATGTCTCCAGTAggagagtcaggatagatctggattatgaggccgggcgaatctccttttatgatctgtgtgacccgatccgacatctccacaccttcaccaccaccttcactgagcccctccatgctggagTATATGtagggggatggggatggggaggttgtataaagatatgtggggggaatcAGAAGTAA